Proteins from a genomic interval of Kitasatospora kifunensis:
- a CDS encoding M1 family metallopeptidase, which yields MNGTEQGAVAAVGGKQVDPYFPNNGDPRYRVHRYELTLDYRPGPNRLAGSARLNALAGPEALREFALDLAEFRIGRVLVDGKAAHYAHRGGKLRIRPARPVAAGGAFTVEVHYSGNPKPVRSQWGGLGWEELTDGALVASQPVGAPSWFPCNDRPADKASYLISVTTPSPYAVVTGGRLLTRTTKASSTTWVYEQAAPTSSYLVGIAIGSFERVLLVDAEPGAVPQAGYVPLGQVSRFAADFGRQPQMMRFFTELFGPYPFDEYVVVVADEELDVPVEAQGMACFGTNHVDGVRGCERLVAHELAHQWFGNSVTVADWRHIWLNEGFAKYAEWLWAEHTGTRSAQAHAAEAHRLLTALPQDLCLADPGRALMFDDRLYERGGLTVHALRAALGEDAFHRMLRDWASGRRHGVVTTADFMAHVQRYTAEPVVALFDAWLFGGALPPLPVLVAG from the coding sequence ATGAACGGCACGGAACAGGGAGCGGTCGCAGCGGTGGGTGGCAAGCAGGTCGACCCCTATTTCCCGAACAACGGCGACCCCCGCTACCGGGTGCACCGCTACGAGCTGACCCTGGACTACCGCCCCGGGCCCAACCGGCTGGCCGGCTCCGCCCGGCTCAATGCGCTGGCGGGTCCGGAGGCACTGCGCGAGTTCGCGCTGGACCTGGCCGAGTTCCGGATCGGGCGGGTGCTGGTGGACGGCAAGGCCGCGCACTACGCCCACCGGGGCGGCAAGCTGCGGATCCGGCCCGCCCGGCCGGTGGCGGCAGGCGGAGCGTTCACCGTCGAGGTGCACTACAGCGGCAACCCCAAGCCGGTGCGCAGCCAGTGGGGCGGCCTCGGCTGGGAGGAGCTGACGGACGGTGCCCTGGTGGCCAGCCAGCCCGTCGGCGCGCCGTCCTGGTTCCCGTGCAACGACCGGCCCGCCGACAAGGCCTCGTACCTGATCTCGGTCACCACGCCCTCGCCGTACGCGGTGGTCACCGGCGGCCGGCTGCTCACCCGCACCACCAAGGCCAGCAGCACCACCTGGGTCTACGAGCAGGCCGCGCCCACCTCCAGCTACCTGGTCGGGATAGCGATCGGCTCCTTCGAGCGGGTGCTGCTGGTCGACGCCGAGCCCGGCGCGGTGCCGCAGGCCGGGTACGTGCCGCTCGGGCAGGTGTCGCGGTTCGCCGCCGACTTCGGGCGGCAGCCGCAGATGATGCGGTTCTTCACCGAGTTGTTCGGGCCCTACCCGTTCGACGAGTACGTGGTGGTGGTCGCCGACGAGGAGCTCGACGTCCCGGTCGAGGCACAGGGCATGGCCTGCTTCGGGACCAACCACGTCGACGGCGTGCGCGGCTGCGAGCGGCTGGTGGCGCACGAGTTGGCGCACCAGTGGTTCGGCAACAGCGTCACCGTCGCGGACTGGCGGCACATCTGGCTCAACGAGGGCTTCGCGAAGTACGCCGAGTGGCTCTGGGCCGAGCACACGGGCACCCGCAGCGCCCAGGCGCACGCCGCCGAGGCGCACCGGCTGCTCACCGCGCTCCCCCAGGACCTGTGCCTGGCCGATCCGGGCCGGGCGCTCATGTTCGACGACCGCCTGTACGAGCGCGGCGGCCTGACCGTCCACGCCCTGCGCGCCGCGCTCGGCGAGGACGCCTTCCACCGGATGCTGCGGGACTGGGCCAGTGGGCGGCGGCACGGGGTGGTGACCACGGCGGACTTCATGGCGCACGTGCAGCGGTACACGGCCGAGCCGGTGGTGGCGCTGTTCGACGCCTGGCTGTTCGGCGGGGCGCTGCCGCCGCTGCCGGTCCTGGTGGCGGGCTGA